One Capsicum annuum cultivar UCD-10X-F1 chromosome 2, UCD10Xv1.1, whole genome shotgun sequence genomic window carries:
- the LOC107859646 gene encoding sucrose synthase 7 isoform X4: MASSPALKRSDSIADSMPEALRQSRYHMKKCFAKYIAQGKRMMKLHNLMDELEKVIDDPDERSHVLEGLLGYILCTTMEAAVVPPYLAFATRQNPGFWEYVKVNANDLSVEGITATEYLKFKEMIVDENWAKDEYALEIDFGAVDFSTPRLTLSSSIGNGLSYVSKFLTSKLNASSTSAQGLVDYLLTLNHQGDKLMINETLSTVSKLQAALVVAEASISSLPTDTPYQSFELRFKQWGFEKGWGDTAERVRDTMRTLSEVLQAPDPLNIEKFFGRVPTVFNIVLFSVHGYFGQADVLGLPDTGGQVVYVLDQVVAFEEEMLQRIKQQGLNAKPQILVVTRLIPDAKGTKCNQELEPIKNTKHSHILRIPFRTEKGVLNQWVSRFDIYPYLERYTQDASDKIIELMEGKPDLIIGNYTDGNLVASLMARKLGITLGTIAHALEKTKYEDSDIKLKELDPKYHFSCQFTADLIAMNSADFVITSTYQEIAGSKDRPGQYESHSAFTLPGLFRVVSGISVFDPKFNIAAPGADQSVYFPYTEKQKRLTNFRPAIEELLFSKVDNDEHIGYLEDRKKPILFTMARLDTVKNTTGLAEWYGKNKRLRSLVNLVVVGGSFDPTKSKDREEAAEIKKMHMLIEKYQLKGQIRWIAAQTDRYRNSELYRTVADSKGAFVQPALYEAFGLTVIEAMNCGLPTFATNQGGPAEIIIDGVSGFHIDPNNGDESSNKIANFFQKCKEDPEHWNRISAQGLKRIYECYTWKIYANKVLNMGSLYTFWRTLYKDQKQAKQRYVETFYSLEFRNLVKDVPVKKDDETPQVPKERAKVKPQISQRHALNLLPTVFKRPSIFQY; this comes from the exons ATGGCTAGCTCACCAGCCCTGAAGAGATCGGACTCCATAGCCGATAGCATGCCAGAGGCCTTAAGGCAAAGCCGGTACCACATGAAGAAATGTTTTGCCAAATATATAGCGCAAGGGAAGAGGATGATGAAACTTCATAACTTGATGGATGAATTAGAGAAAGTAATTGATGATCCGGATGAAAGGAGCCATGTTTTGGAAGGTTTACTAGGCTACATATTATGTACTACAATG GAGGCTGCAGTTGTTCCTCCCTACCTTGCCTTTGCCACAAGACAGAATCCCGGATTCTGGGAATATGTAAAAGTGAATGCTAATGATCTTTCTGTTGAGGGTATTACAGCTACAGAGTACTTGAAATTCAAGGAAATGATAGTTGATGAAAACTG GGCAAAAGATGAATATGCActggaaattgattttggagcAGTAGACTTCTCAACGCCTCGCCTGACCCTATCTTCTTCAATCGGAAATGGTCTCAGTTATGTTTCCAAGTTTCTAACTTCAAAGCTAAATGCTAGCTCCACAAGTGCACAAGGTCTAGTTGACTACTTGCTCACTTTGAATCACCAAGGAGAT AAACTGATGATCAATGAGACACTCAGCACCGTCTCAAAGCTACAGGCTGCATTGGTTGTAGCAGAAGCGTCTATTTCTTCCTTACCAACTGATACACCATATCAGAGCTTTGAGCTAAG ATTCAAACAGTGGGGTTTTGAGAAAGGATGGGGTGATACGGCTGAAAGAGTCCGAGACACCATGAGAACACTTTCGGAGGTGCTTCAGGCACCAGATCCATTGAACATTGAGAAGTTCTTTGGAAGGGTTCCAACTGTTTTCAACATTGTATTGTTCTCTGTCCATGGATACTTTGGCCAAGCTGATGTTCTTGGCTTGCCAGACACCGGTGGTCAG GTGGTTTATGTTTTGGATCAAGTTGTAGCTTTTGAGGAAGAAATGCTACAAAGAATTAAACAGCAGGGTCTCAATGCTAAGCCTCAGATTCTTGTG GTAACCCGGCTAATCCCAGATGCAAAAGGAACAAAGTGTAACCAGGAACTAGAACCAATCAAGAATACAAAACATTCGCACATCCTCAGAATTCCATTTAGGACAGAAAAAGGAGTGCTTAATCAATGGGTTTCTCGATTCGATATCTACCCGTATCTGGAGAGATATACTCAG GATGCTTCTGACAAAATCATCGAGCTAATGGAAGGCAAGCCTGATCTAATCATTGGTAACTACACCGATGGGAATTTAGTGGCATCATTAATGGCTAGAAAACTTGGGATAACTCTG GGAACAATTGCTCATGCTCTGGAGAAGACTAAATATGAAGATTCTGACATCAAATTGAAGGAACTTGACCCAAAGTACCACTTCTCATGCCAATTCACAGCTGATTTGATTGCAATGAATTCAGCAGATTTTGTCATTACAAGCACATATCAAGAAATAGCTGGAAG CAAAGACAGGCCAGGGCAGTATGAAAGCCATAGTGCATTTACCCTTCCAGGGCTTTTTAGAGTTGTTTCAGGCATCAGTGTCTTTGATCCTAAATTTAACATTGCTGCTCCTGGGGCAGACCAGTCGGTGTACTTTCCTTACACAGAAAAGCAGAAGCGCTTGACCAACTTCCGCCCTGCCATTGAGGAACTTCTTTTTAGTAAAGTGGATAATGACGAGCACAT TGGATATTTAGAAGACAGAAAGAAACCTATTCTCTTCACCATGGCGAGGCTGGACACAGTGAAGAACACAACTGGCCTAGCTGAATGGTATGGCAAGAACAAGAGGCTCAGAAGCTTAGTTAACCTTGTTGTGGTTGGTGGTTCCTTTGATCCTACAAAATCCAAGGATAGAGAAGAAGCAGCTGAAATAAAAAAGATGCATATGCTGATAGAGAAATACCAGCTTAAGGGGCAGATTAGATGGATAGCAGCTCAGACTGACAGATACAGGAATAGCGAACTCTATCGCACAGTAGCAGATTCAAAAGGAGCTTTTGTGCAGCCAGCTTTGTATGAAGCATTTGGTCTTACAGTCATTGAAGCAATGAACTGTGGATTACCAACCTTTGCCACCAACCAAGGCGGCCCTGCTGAGATTATTATTGATGGTGTCTCAGGTTTCCACATCGATCCAAATAATGGAGATGAATCAAGCAACAAAATTGCTAACTTTTTCCAGAAGTGCAAGGAGGATCCTGAGCATTGGAATAGGATTTCAGCACAGGGTCTAAAGCGTATATATGAATG TTACACATGGAAAATCTATGCAAACAAGGTATTGAATATGGGGTCCCTCTACACTTTCTGGAGGACATTGTACAAAGATCAGAAACAGGCAAAGCAAAGATACGTAGAGACTTTCTACAGTCTCGAATTTAGGAACTTG GTAAAAGATGTGCCTGTCAAAAAGGACGATGAAACACCACAAGTACCAAAGGAGAGGGCGAAAGTTAAGCCACAGATATCACAAAGGCATGCTCTAAATCTTTTGCCCACAGTTTTCAAGAGACCTAGTATATTCCAATACTAA